Proteins found in one Gigantopelta aegis isolate Gae_Host unplaced genomic scaffold, Gae_host_genome ctg3653_pilon_pilon, whole genome shotgun sequence genomic segment:
- the LOC121392357 gene encoding LOW QUALITY PROTEIN: cotranscriptional regulator FAM172A-like (The sequence of the model RefSeq protein was modified relative to this genomic sequence to represent the inferred CDS: deleted 1 base in 1 codon), with protein sequence MEGSQGQRLLNIETDEPFIFEVEKGNREFNQKHYEALGEVITEEVYNLLESETHLKRHIIPVRLVIIINVTIFFLASEDAFTNPVKLMIIIHGSGVVRAGNGLEGKLIMNDCLDSGTQLPFIKRAMREGYGVVVLMETENHIETKGKKINIRGSSTPERHGQYVWRHFISKSQAKRIDIVAHSYGGVVVMETVVVDDRKKWGGAVG encoded by the exons ATGGAAGGATCTCAAG GACAACGTTTGCTTAATATTGAAACTGATGAGCCATTTATATTTGAAGTTGAAAAAGGTAACAGAGAATTTAATCAGAAACATTACGAAGCATTAGGAGAG GTGATTACAGAAGAGGTGTACAACTTGTTAGAGTCAGAGACACATTTAAAGAGACATATTATTCCAGTAAGactagtaataattataaatgt CACAATCTTTTTTCTTGCATCTGAAGATGCTTTTACTAACCCAGTCAAGTTAATGATAATT ATACATGGTAGTGGTGTAGTTAGAGCAGGCAATGGTCTAGAAGGCAA ATTGATAATGAATGACTGTTTAGATAGTGGAACACAGTTACCCTTTATTAAACGAGCTATGAGA GAGGGATATGGTGTTGTGGTTTTAATGGAAACAGAAAACCACATAGAAACCAAAGGCAAGAAGATTAATATTAGG GGTAGTTCTACTCCTGAACGTCATGGACAGTATGTTTGGAGACATTTTATTAGCAAATCTCAAGCAAAACGTATTGATATTGTAGCTCACAGCTATGGAGGAGTGGTTGTCATGGAAACA GTGGTGGTGGATGATAGGAAGAAGTGGGGTGGAGCAGTAGGTTGA